AGATGAAATTCAAGCAGAATTGAGTCAACTAACTGAAGTGAAAACCATTCAATTTGATGTTCGTAACAAAGAAGCTGTTTTTCAAGCAGTAGAAAGTTTAGAGAACGAATGGAAAAATATTGATGTGTTAATTAATAATGCAGGAAATGCACATGGGTTAGCACCTTTCGACTCTGCTGATGTAGAGGATTTGGAAGCAATGATTGATATCAATGTTAAAGGATTAATTTATGTTTCTAAAGCGATTATTCCATTGTTAAAACAATCAAATCATGCACATATTGTCAATCTTTCTTCAATCGCAGGAAAAGAAGTTTACCCTAATGGTGGCACATATTGCGCGTCTAAAGCAGCAGTAGAATCGTTGAGTAAAGGAATGCGTTACGATTTGTTGCCTTACGGAATAAAAGTTTCAAATATTGCGCCTGGAGCAGTAGAAACAGAGTTTTCTTTGGTACGTTTCAAAGGCGACGAAGAAAAAGCAGACAATGTATACAAAGGATTCGAGCCTTTACAAGCAGAAGATATTGCAAATACAATCGAGTATTTATTGCAACAACCAGAACATGTGCAAATTGCAGATGTGACTATTTTTCCAAAAGCTCAAGCTGGTGGAACAGTTATTTTAAAGAAATAATTTTTCTTTGATCATAAATTTTTTTTTAAATGAAAAGCCTCTGTTTTAGAGGTTTTTCATTTTAAATCCTATTTTGTTCTGCTGTTTTTTGAACTTGTTTCGCATCCTTTACTTTCTGATTTCCGAAATTGTATTTCAAATTCAACATAAAATATTGTGTGTCGCGATAATCTTTGAAAACCTGATTCTGATTTGCATATTTTGTTGAAATAGTATTGCGATCAGTTCTGAAAATATCATTAAATGTTAAACCAATTTCGAAACGTTTGTCCCATATTTTTTTATTCAAAATTAAGTAGGTATTTTGGGAAGAGCTGATGTTAAACGAACCTTGAATTGCTTTTGAATTGTATTGATAGCCAGCTGAAATGTTAAAGGTTTTTTCTTTATCCAAATCCAGTTGTGTATTCAAATTCAAGTGATAAAAAAATACTTCATTTTTATATTGTTGTTGTTCTGGTCCAAAATAATAGTTTTGATTGTATTCGCCCATTGCAAAGAAATTTAGTTTCCACCACGACTTTAGATTGAAATTTTTCGAAAAATTTGCTCCAAAAGCTTCTCCATTTTTGATGTTAGTAAAATGATAAACCGTTTCGAAAGTTTCAGGATTTTGAATTGAAATTTCCATTGCAGGGTCTTTCTCATAGCGATAATACATTTCAAAATTCCAATCTTTTAAAGTGTAAGATAAACTCAAATTGTGAATAATCGTAGAAACTGCGTTTGCATCGCCTTGAAAATATGAAAATAGATTGTAATACGATTTCGAAGGATTCAAGAAATTATAATTTGGTCGATTAATTCTTTTACCATAATTCAAACCAATTTGTCCTGCGTTTTCAAAACTGTACATCAAATATATTGTTGGAAATAAGTCTGTATTTGTTCGTTTATTATGATTAATTGGGTGATCAGAAATCGTATTAATCCAAGTTGTTTCAGTTCTCAAACCAGCTTTTGCTTCCCACTTTTTCCAGTTGTAATTTCCAGAAAGATATAAGGCAAAAATCTGTTCTTTGTAATTAAAAACATTACTTTTTTCGGGTTGATATTCGATTTGATTTTGAATTGATTCAAAAAAATCTAAATCATTGTCATTTTTCACAAAACTATGTTTTGCTCCAGCCTCCAAACCAAAATTTTCATGAGTTAAACTATAATCAATTTGAGTAGAAAATAAATTCAATTTTTGAAGTACAGTACTTAAAAAACGGTTTTCTTCATAAGGTTTATCTTTGAAATTTAATTTCGTTAAAACATCTTGATTTTCTTTGTAATAGCGATGACTAAAATTGTTGCTCCAAGTCAAATTGTTTTTTCCAAACTTTTTATCATAAACTAAATACGTGTTGAAATTATTTGAAGCTTCGCGACGATGATTTTGTGTGATATAAAAAGATTCGAGTTGATTATTTGTTGTGTTGTAAATATTTGTCGGAACATTATAATTCCCAATTGATGCAGGGTTTCTTGATCCATTTATTCCGAACTGAAAATGCTGCAAGCTATCGATTGAATATTGAGAAGCAAAATTGTAAATATGTTGTTGTTTAGCAACTGTTCTGCGAATCATGTTGCTCTCCCAACGTGTTTTATCATCTTGAAAAGTTACAACATCAAAATTTTTGCGAACATATTTTCCATTCACAAAATAATAATTTCCTGTCAATTGCCATTTTTCTGTATTGTAAGACTGTGTTGTTCCCAACATTCCTTTGCTATAAATCGATTGATGATAACGCGCAGCGATTTGTCCTTTGTATCCAGAAAGTACATTTTTCTTCATTTTGATGTTGATAATCGCACTTCCAGACGCCTCATATTTAGCAGGTGGATTTGTAATGATTTCAACCGAAAAAACTGTGGCACCATCTGTATTTTCTAACAATTGTTTCAATTGATCTTCCGTCATCAAAGTTTTTTTATCATTAATCGTGATCAAAATTTGTGTGTTTCCTCTTACGCTTAATTGATTATTTTTTAAGAGAACATTTGGTGTGTTTTTCACGATATCCCAAGCGCTTAAATTTTGCAAAGGCGTATTTTCTACATTAAATTCTATTCGGTCAATTTTTCGTTTCAACAAAGGTTTTTGAGCTGAAACAACAACATCTTTTAGGTTTATTGTTTCATCTTTTTTAAGTACAATTTGAATAGATTTTGTATTATTAGTTTGATAGTTTTCTTCAAATTCTTGGTAGCCGAATTCTTTAATATATATCGTAAATAATTTTGCTTGATGAAGTTCAAAACTGAATTCGCCATTTTCATTCGATTCAGTTATAATAGGATCTTGTGAAGGAATTTCAATTTCAATAGAATTTTTTGTTAATGGATTATTTTGCTCATCCATCAATTTTCCAGTTATAACCTGTGCAAAAATTATGGATGGAAATAAAAGTAAGATATAAACAATTGTTTTCATTCAAATAGTTTTAACAAAGTTGATTTTAAACGTCGTTTTTTTTCGGTTAATGAACGGTTAACGATGCGTTAATGTGAGTTTTGTGATGAAAAACAATGTATTTTTGAGTATGAATCTTTCTAAAAAATATTATTCAATTTTATTTGCGTTTGTATTGTTGATTTTAGTCGCTTTGCAAGTTTATTACATTTACAATTCGTATCGGTTAGTGGAAAAAGATATGAATAAAGAAGCTGCTGAAATTGCATTGAAAGTAATGAATGAAATGAACGAATTTCAGAAAGCAATAGATGAAGATAATTTGATCAATAGTTTTAAAAAATTATCGCACGAAAAAGGAAAACAGTTTGATGAACTGAATGTTATTCGTTTGAACATAGATAATAATCATCAACTATTTACATCAAAAGTAGATTCGTTAATTGATTTTTATTCCAAAGAAAGAAATTATCAAATTGCGTTAAAAATGGAAATTTATTCTGTTTATGATGAAATCAATCATGTAGAATTATTACCCCAAAAACCGTTGGTTATGTATCGTTCATCGACCAAAATAATTCATCCAAAATCGATTAATCAAAGTGTTTGGAGTTCTGATGATATAAGTAATCAAACAGATTCAGATTTAGGAATTGATAAAAGTGAGCGACATAAATACAAAATAAAATCACAAACTAACTATGAATTATTGAATTTGAATTTTTTAGTGCTCAAAAAAATAATTCCTTTGATTGTGGTGAGTTTACTAATTATTGCATTAATCATTTTTTTATATTGGAAATCGATTCAAAATTTATCGAAACAAGAAGAAAAAATCAATCAATTGCATTTAACCATCGACTCAATTGCGCATGAATTGAACACACCGATTACGACCATGAAATTTGCTTTACATCAAGTTCAACATAACGAAATCAAAGAAATGATAAATCGTCAAATTAATCGTTTGGAGAATACAGTTGATTCAATTTTTGTAAAAAATGATGAAAATAATGAATTGTTAGATGAAGTGATTTTAAATGAGATTATTCAGAAAATACAATTGCAATTTCCAGCAATTAATATCACGCATCAAATTATTTTTGAAAAAAATGGAAGATTGCTAACGAAAGATTTTCAACAAATTTTCCAGAATTTAATCGAAAATTCTATCAAATATGGTGCTTCTGAAATTTTATTAGATTTTAAATTTCAAAAAGAAATAACATTGAATTTTTCAGATAATGGAATAGGAATTCCTATAAATGATTTGCCTTTTATTTTTGATAAATATTATCGAGTCGATCGCTCAATCAATCAAAATGTTAGTGGTTTGGGAATTGGATTATATCTCGTTAAAACGATTATTGAACGCTATTTAGGAACAATCAACGTTGAGAATAATAAAGAAAAAGGTGTTCAATTTTTAATCGTTTTGCCGAATGAAAACTAAAATAATTTTAGTAGAAGATGATCAAGATTTGGGAACTGTTCTCAAACAATATCTTGAATTTTCTGATTTTGAAGTAATATGGTTCAATCATCCACAAAAATTATTGAATGATTTGTCGATTGTATCTTCAGCTCAATTGATTATTTTGGATGTAATGTTACCTGAAATTGATGGTTTTTCTTTGGCAAAAGAGTTGGTTAAAACGATTTCGATTCCTTATTTGTTTTTAACAGCAAAAGCACAAAGCTTTGATCGAGTTTTAGGTTTAAAATTGGGTGCTGATGATTACATTACAAAACCTTGTGATCCTGAAGAATTGGTCTTAAGAATCAAAAATATTTTGAGAAGAAATTATCCTATTTCAGAAGAAATATTTCTAATTGGAACCTATGTTTTTAATCGAAATCAATTGACTTTATCTTTTAAAGATGAGTTTTTTCAACTCACAGAAAAAGAAACCGAATTGTTGTTTTATTTTATTCGAAATAATCAAAAATTGGTCACACGAAAAGAAATTTTAGAAACCATTTGGGGCGAAAATGATTACTTTATGGGACGAAGTTTGGATGTTTTTATGACACGTTTGCGCAAATATTTTCAGAACGATGAAACAATAAAATTCGAATCTGTTCGTGGAATTGGATTTAAGATCGAGTTACCTCTAAAATAAAAGCCTCTATTTAAGAGGCTTTCATAACAAACAATTGAATTTAAACTTAGTTCGAAAACTAAATATATAAATGGATTTTTAATTTATATTCCTTGCGCAATCATCGCGTCAGCAACTTTTACAAAACCTGCAATATTGGCTCCTTTGTAATAATTTATAGTACGTTGATGAGGTTCTTCTCCATACTTTTTACATTGTTGATGAATTTTTATCATAATCTCTTTTAGTCGATAATTTACTTTTTCTCTGTTCCAATTTTGACGAATTGAATTTTGAGACATTTCTAATCCAGATGTTGCGACACCACCTGCGTTTGCGGCTTTTCCAGGACCGTACAAAATATGATGATTTAAAAAATAATGAACCGCATCTGGAGTTGTTGGCATATTCGCACCTTCTGCTACTAACGTGCATCCGTTGAGATGCAACGTTTGCGCATCTTGTAAATCTAATTCATTTTCTGTTGCACACGGTAAAGCTATATCACAAGGGGTTTTCCAAGGTGTTTGATTAGGATAAAAATTGGCTTTAGGATAATAATCAATATAAGTAGAAATACGTGCGTAATCTTCATTTTTAATTTTGAAAATGATGTTTAATTTTTCTTGATCAAAACCATCTTCATCATAAATATACCCAGAAGAATCTGAAAGTGTTACTACTTTTGCACCCATTTCGATTGATTTTTCTGCTGCATATTGTGCAACATTTCCTGCTCCTGAAATCGTAATAATTTTCCCCTCTAAATTCTCCCCTTTTTCTGCCAACATACATTCTACAAAATAAAGTAATCCATATCCAGTGGCTTCGGGACGGATTAAAGAACCTCCAAAGTCTAATCCTTTACCTGTTAAAACACCTGTAAACTCGTTTCGAATTCGTTTATACTGTCCAAACATATAACCAATTTCTCTCGCTCCAACACCGATATCTCCAGCAGGAACATCTACATCAGCACCAATATGACGCGATAATTCTGTCATAAATGCTTGACAAAAACGCATGATTTCCATATCGGATTTTCCCTTTGGATCAAAATCTGAACCTCCTTTTCCGCCTCCCATAGGTAATGTTGTTAAACTATTTTTGAAAACTTGTTCAAAGGCTAAAAATTTTAAAATTGATAAATTAACCGAAGGATGAAAACGCAAACCGCCTTTGTATGGGCCAATAGCAGAATTCATTTGTACACGATAACCTTTATTGATTTGTATTTCTCCTTTGTCATCTACCCAAGTTACTCGAAATTGAATAACGCGTTCTGGTTCTGCAATTCGTTCCAGTATTTTAAATTTTTTATACTTTGGATGAGCATCAATAAAAGGTAATAAAGTTTCAGATACTTCTTCTACAGCTTGCAGAAATTCTTTTTCATTCGGATTTTTTGATTGGATTGATTGAATAAAATCGTCTGTGTAAAATAAAGTATCCATGATTTTTTGTGCTTAATTTTTTATAAAAATACAAGGAAGGTGTGTTTTTTTAATTCTTTAAATAATAAAAAGTTTCATATATTATTAAATCAGTAATTTAGTTAGGTTAGATTGTTTAATTTGATAATTTTAGAAACAAAAAAAGCAGGAAATTTTCCTGCTTGATAAATTTTATATTTTTATTCAATTTAAGACATTGAATTATTTTTTGAAGAATCCGCCTAAAAATCCCATCGCATCTCCAAGTCCTAATTGTCCATCTCCATCTTGATCTAATAACTTTTCAAAACCTCCTAAGTTTACACCTCCTTGATTTGATTGTGTAGAAGTTCCTCCAACTAAACCGCCTAATAATCCAGCAATTCCGTTAGAATCTAAACCTTCTGATTGCTTTTGTTTTCCTAAATATCCCATTACAATTGGTGCTACCAAAGCTAATATTTGTGTTACTTGTCCTACACTTATACCAGATTGTTGAGAAATTGCAGACGCTACATTTTGTTGTTTATTGCCTAAAACATGATTCAAAATTCCCAAACCATCTTGTTGATTTCCTCCTTGTCCTAAAAATCCAGAAAGATTATCTAAAATACTACCATCGTGTTGCTTTAACGCATTCGAAATTCCTTCTGCGCCACCAGTTTGTGCATTTTTATTTAAAGCTGATAATAAAAAAGGTACAGCCGCAGCAACAGCACTTTGTGCTTGAGATTCATTAATACCTAATTGTTTCGCAGCAGATCCAACAACTTGTTGACCAATAGCTCCTTGAATTAAATTTGTAAAGTCCATAAGTTTAAATTTATTTAATCAAATATAGTATTTTTAAAACATTAATTTAGATTAATATTATAAGTGCCGTAAAGTATTTCTATTTTTGTACTTTAATTTTATAAATGAAACAAATAAATCTTCTTTTAGTAATTCTTATTGCGATTATAGCTTTGTTGCCAATCGTATTGCCAGATCGGTTTGATGAAGAAATCGAGTATGAGTTTGATGCGCCTGTGGGATTGGTTTATGATGAATTTTATAATCTTCGACAGTTTTCTAAATGGGAAAAATTTACGGCAGCTGATTCATTGACTATCAAAAAGTTTACGGATACACAAGATGATGATGAAATTTCGGTTACGTGGGATTCTGATGATGCAGCAATTGCTTCGGGAAAAATAACGATTGATAATTTTGCAGTGAATCGTTTCGTGAATTACACAATAAAATATGATGGTTGGGAAAAATTAGATAGTTTGAATGTGAAATTTGATCAAAATGAAAGTGGTAAAACAATCGCTAAATTAAATTATTTGAGCCAAGAGATTCCCTATTTTTACCGTTATTTCGCGTATTTCAAAAATCCAGAATCCAAGTTTCAAGAATCATTAGATAATTTAAACGAACAAGTTAAAATACGTTTAGATAAAGATAAAAAAGAAGGAAGACTAAATTATGGTGAATTCCGTATCACAGCATTAGGAAGAACGAATTTATTAGCGATTAAAAAACAAGCTAAACTTTCTGATAAAGTGATTATGGAAAAAGTAGATGAATCTTTCGAAACCATTTATAAAGCTTTAATCAACAAGGAAGAAGGGGGGTACGATTTCGATTTAGGTTTTCCTTATATCTATTTTACTGATTTTAATAAAGAAAAAGATCAGGTTACTTTTTTCTCAGGAATTCAATTAATAGAGGACTTACCTTTGCAAAAAGGAATGCAAAAAGTAGTTGTGCCTGAAGGTAATTATTTATTAACCTTGCATATAGGACCACGTTCTAAACGTCATCAAACAATTACGAAAATGAAAAATTACGCACAATCGAAAAAAATAGAATTAGGAAAACGACAATTAGAAGTGATGTTGAATGATCCAAAAGAAACAGATAGCTTAAAACTTGTTTCACGTATTTATATTCCGATTGTAAAATAATAAATTAGAAAGAATTAACAATTTTTAAAATAGACTAAGCCACAGAAATGTGGCTTTTTTTGTACTTTTGCAAATCTTACAAATAAACATGGACAAAGATTTTATTGAAGTTTACGGAGCTCGTGAACATAATCTAAAAAATATTGATGTTAAGATTCCTCGCAACGAGCTTGTGGTGATCACAGGATTAAGTGGAAGTGGGAAATCTTCGCTTGCTTTTGATACGATTTATGCAGAAGGTCAACGTCGTTATATTGAAACATTTTCGGCTTATGCACGTCAATTTTTAGGAGGATTGGAACGTCCAGATGTTGATAAAATTGATGGGTTGTCTCCTGTTATTGCAATTGAGCAAAAAACAACCAATAAGAATCCGCGTTCTACAGTAGGAACAATTACAGAAATTTATGATTTTCTTCGTTTATTATATGCAAGAGCGTCCACAGCTTATTCTGTTGAAACGAATGAAAAAATGGTGGCATACACAGATGATCAAATTATTGAACTGATTCGTGCGCAATATGAAGGAAAAAAAATAGCTATTCTGGCACCAATTGTTCGTTCTCGTAAAGGTCATTACCGTGAAGTTTTTGTGACTTATTCTAAAAAAGGTTTTCTCGAAATGCGCATTGATGGTACGTTACAAGATATTGCGCCAGGAATGATGTTAGATCGTTACAAAACACATGATATCGAGTTGTTGGTTGACAAAATGATTTTGAATGAGAAAGTGAATGATCAACGTTTACGCTCAAGTATCGATCATGCAATGCAACAAGGAAACGGAATTACAATGGTTTTGGATTACGAAACAAACGAATCTCGATTCTTTTCTCGTTCATTAATGTGTGCTAAAACAGGTGTTTCATATGCACTACCCGAACCCAATACTTTTTCGTTTAATTCACCAAAAGGAGCTTGTCCAACTTGTACTGGTTTAGGCGAATTGAAAGTAGTGAATCACGAAAAATTATTTCAAGATAAAGAGAAATCGTTGTTTGATAATTTAGAAGAATTATTTGAAGCCTTAAAAACTTCTTCTCGAATCGAAAAACAATTAGAGGCTATTTTTGTTAAATATAATGTCGATCAAAAAACAGCTTTCAAAAAATTACCGAAAGAATTAATTGACGATGTGATGAATGGTTTGAAAGAAACCTTAAACGTCGATTTGAAATTTGCTTCAGTCAAAAAAACATATAAAATAGATTTTGAGGGATTAAATGAATTTCTTACCGAAATCATGGAGGATAAGAATAATCCTTCTTCAAATTCGATCAGCAAAAAGTTTGGGAAAAAAGTAATTTGTCCTACTTGCGAAGGAAAGCGTCTTAAAAAAGAATCTCTTTTCTTTCGTATTGATGATAAAAATATTGGTGATGTTGCCGAAATGGATCTTAAATCTTTACAGAAATGGATTGAAGAAGCGCCAGCTTCTATGTCAGCTAATCAACAACAAATTGCGCATGAAATTCTGAAAGAAATTTATACACGTTTGTCATTTTTATTAGATGTCGGATTGGATTATTTGAGTTTGAATCGTTCGTCGAAAACTCTTTCTGGAGGAGAAGCGCAACGAATTCGTTTAGCAACTCAAATCGGTTCTCAGTTAGTCAATGTCTTGTATATTTTAGACGAACCAAGTATTGGTTTGCATCAACGTGATAATGTTCGTTTGATTGATTCTTTAAAAAAATTACGTGATATCGGAAATTCTGTTTTGGTTGTAGAGCATGATAAAGACATGATTTTAGAAGCTGATTATGTAATTGATGTTGGTCCTAAAGCTGGGAAAAATGGAGGTCAAATTGTCTGGCAAGGAGAACCTAAACAAATGTTGAAATCAAATACATTGACTTCAAAATATTTAAATAATCAATTACAAATAGAAGTTCCGAAAGAACGACGAAAAGGAAATGGAAACGACCTAAAACTTTTTGGTGCTTCAGGAAATAATCTAAAAAAAGTAAATCTTACTATTCCATTAGGTGAATTGGTTGTGGTTTCTGGAGTTTCTGGTAGTGGGAAATCTACGTTAATTAATGAAACGTTATATCGAATTTTGAATCATCATTTTTTCCGTGCAGAAAAAGATCCGATGCCTTACAAAAAAATTGAAGGTTTAGAACATTTAGACAAAGTAATCGAAGTGGATCAATCACCAATTGGTCGTACACCTCGTTCTAATCCTGCAACCTACACAGGAATTTTTTCTGATATTCGTTCGTTGTTCACCAATTTACCCGAAGCTAAAATTAGAGGGTACAAACCTGGACGTTTTTCGTTTAATGTAAAAGGTGGTCGTTGCGAAACTTGTCAGGGAGCAGGTTTGCGTGTGATAGAAATGAATTTTTTACCTGATATTCATGTCGAGTGTGAAACATGTAATGGTAAACGTTTTAATAGAGAAACCTTAGAGATACGTTACAAAGGAAAATCGATTTCGGATGTGTTGGAGATGACTGTAAATGAAGCCGTAGAATTCTTTGAAGCTATTCCGAAAATTTATCGTTATGTCAAAATGTTGCAAGATGTTGGTTTGGGGTATATCACACTTGGACAACAATCGACAACCTTGAGTGGAGGAGAAGCACAACGTGTAAAATTGGCGACAGAATTAGCAAAAAAACAAACCGGAAAAACAATTTATATTTTAGATGAACCAACAACAGGTTTACATTTTGAAGACGTAAATGTATTGATGAAAGTCATCAATAAAATTGTAGAATTTGGAAATACAGTAATCATTATCGAACATAATTTAGATGTCATAAAATTAGCCGATTATGTCATAGATATTGGTCCTGATGGTGGTGGAAAAGGTGGTAAAATTGTTGCCGAAGGAACACCAGAAGAAATTGCGAATAATCCGAAAAGCGTAACAGGAAAATTCTTGAAAAACGAATTGAAATAATAAAAATATAATTTACAATAAAAAATCCTTGTCAAAGCTTTAAATCTTGACAAGGATTTTACTTATTCAAACCTAATTAGAAGTTTCAAATTCTATCAGATAGTTTTTTAGAGGATAATTATTCATATTTCTAAAATTACTCGAAATTAGGATTTGATATTTTTTATTAGGTTCTAACTCTACTTGAATTGTCCAACTTTTATTATCATTTGACCAATATCTTTTCTTGAAATCACTTTTAGGAAATGCGACTTCGCCTAATTCACCATAATCTACTCCAGTATTAAATCCATTTAAAGGTTCAGAAAAATTGATTGTGATTTCTTTTGTTTTGGGATCAACATTTTTACTGTAATTGTTAAACTGTTTTATTTCAAGAACAGTAGGTCTTTTGCTTTCAAAATCTTTTTGAAGTTCTTCTAAAGATTTAGAAAAATAATTTGATTTAGTGACATAATCTTCAATAACAGTTTTGTTTGCATAATCTAACTCGATTAATTCTTTTATTGCATATTTTTTATTTTCAGCTTGATTGTAATAATTTTCAGCTATCTGATAACCTATATAATATCCCAAATCTCTCACGCCAAACTCGTTTGGAGAATCTCCCCAAAGCCATTTATATAAGTTATTCATATAAAACATTTCCTGTTCGAATCGCGCTCTTACTTTTTCATT
This portion of the Empedobacter stercoris genome encodes:
- the uvrA gene encoding excinuclease ABC subunit UvrA, producing the protein MDKDFIEVYGAREHNLKNIDVKIPRNELVVITGLSGSGKSSLAFDTIYAEGQRRYIETFSAYARQFLGGLERPDVDKIDGLSPVIAIEQKTTNKNPRSTVGTITEIYDFLRLLYARASTAYSVETNEKMVAYTDDQIIELIRAQYEGKKIAILAPIVRSRKGHYREVFVTYSKKGFLEMRIDGTLQDIAPGMMLDRYKTHDIELLVDKMILNEKVNDQRLRSSIDHAMQQGNGITMVLDYETNESRFFSRSLMCAKTGVSYALPEPNTFSFNSPKGACPTCTGLGELKVVNHEKLFQDKEKSLFDNLEELFEALKTSSRIEKQLEAIFVKYNVDQKTAFKKLPKELIDDVMNGLKETLNVDLKFASVKKTYKIDFEGLNEFLTEIMEDKNNPSSNSISKKFGKKVICPTCEGKRLKKESLFFRIDDKNIGDVAEMDLKSLQKWIEEAPASMSANQQQIAHEILKEIYTRLSFLLDVGLDYLSLNRSSKTLSGGEAQRIRLATQIGSQLVNVLYILDEPSIGLHQRDNVRLIDSLKKLRDIGNSVLVVEHDKDMILEADYVIDVGPKAGKNGGQIVWQGEPKQMLKSNTLTSKYLNNQLQIEVPKERRKGNGNDLKLFGASGNNLKKVNLTIPLGELVVVSGVSGSGKSTLINETLYRILNHHFFRAEKDPMPYKKIEGLEHLDKVIEVDQSPIGRTPRSNPATYTGIFSDIRSLFTNLPEAKIRGYKPGRFSFNVKGGRCETCQGAGLRVIEMNFLPDIHVECETCNGKRFNRETLEIRYKGKSISDVLEMTVNEAVEFFEAIPKIYRYVKMLQDVGLGYITLGQQSTTLSGGEAQRVKLATELAKKQTGKTIYILDEPTTGLHFEDVNVLMKVINKIVEFGNTVIIIEHNLDVIKLADYVIDIGPDGGGKGGKIVAEGTPEEIANNPKSVTGKFLKNELK